Sequence from the Salvelinus namaycush isolate Seneca chromosome 24, SaNama_1.0, whole genome shotgun sequence genome:
CTTGCTCTCATTTTATATTAAACACATAGCCAAGAAAACATGATTTTGTGACAATTGATACGGATCAGTGAGGGGAAAAATTACACAGCAGGGGTAGAttaaatataatattttatttgGTAGCCTGTTTGAAAACGAAGACAATCAAAATAATATACAATAAATAAGTATCTTTATAACAAACTTACATCTGTTCATTTTGAAGTGATGAACCCATCAGTCAATTTCACATGAAGTCACCAAAGCCAGACATGGCGCCATTTTCCCACTCTGAATCCGAATCAGAAAACTCTTGAGCCTTGCTGGCACGAATGGGAGAGAAGTGGCCAAAGTTATCAGGTCTTGTCTTAACCTGAGGATGCTGTACTTGGCACGCGATATGATTTGGAGAGGACCTGCCTAAGTTGTTCTGTGAAGGAATAGGAGGGATAACAACTTTCATCTCGGGACCTATGGTCTTGTTTGGGGGAAAGTTGTCATATTCAACCAGAACATGTTTTGTACCTGCACTACCGCTTATGTTGCTCTGGGACTTGATGTAAAGTCCATTTCCCTTGTGATACGGATGAACGTTGTTGCACGGAACCGCAACGCTCAACTCATCTCGTTCGATTTGCTCAATTTTTCTTCTATTCCCATTTATGGATGCATCGTAAACATACGGCATAATTGAGTGTTCGTAGTTACCAGTTTTCGTGGGTAGTGTGGTCTTGGCGTGCGTTTCTTCCGTCCGGGTGTGGAGTGATGGTCTGAAGTTGTGCATTCGGTGATGGAGTTGCGCGAACGGGGTCACGGGGGCGGCAACACCATTGAGCTTCATAGACATGGACGACCCTTCCAGGCGACGGGACTTTGCGCGTCGGTTCTGGAACCACACCTGTGGGAGATAACGTATTAGAGCCTTTAACGTTTTTTTTTCGCATTTCAAGTTATTTTTTTGTGGGTAGGCCTAGAACATTTTGCCCATAGCAGTTTGCAAAGATTTATGACGGAAACTCACTGTTTTGTGTCTTAGCAAACTTGTAAATCTGGTGCCATACCTGAATTCTGGACTCTGGTAGGCCGGTGAGAGCCTCAAGTCTCTCGCGAAGGTATATGTCAGGGTATTTGGTGTCGGAGAATACTTTCTCCAGCACCCCAATCTGCTGCTGGGTGAAGTTGGTTCTCTTCCTTCGATGGGTCATGCTGTCCGCTCTCTGTCCGGTGGCGTTTGCGGAGTTGAAGTAGTTTGCCCTATCCGCAGCACTATAATCTGTCAAAACCAAGAGCGATGCAATGAATATAAAATGTAACGAAGGTAGACAGTAAGATTGACAGAGATTGCGCTTAAAACTTGTGCGTAATTACACTGTAACCAACCTGAATGCGGCATGCTATTCCTCTCCATGTGTCCGTCGGGGTACATCGGGAATTGAGTTACGTCTCCTACCCTCAGTTTTCCGTGGACGGCTGACATATTACTCCTCTAGTCTATTCCCAGAATCTGACTGACCACAACCGTCTGATCCCCGGTTTTATATCCGCCCTCATCTCCTTGTGATCAAAGGTGACGTCGGAATGTGTGAACTGCGCGGGCAATTAGCGACGGCTGGCACTGGAGACGAACATTGTTCCTAGCGCGTCTGATGGCTGGAGAAAGGTGTGAATCTGCGACACCCTGAacggtagtgggcacaaggtcgCTTGAAAAGGTCTACATGTCCAATACACAACTTGAGAAAGCATTTATATGCTTTTTGAAGAAATGGTGGTCCCCTTCTGAAGCAGTGATGGAGCAGTAGTCATCAAAGAGAGGATGTGAAAGGCTTCCACCATGCTGGGCATACACATTATATATAATTtctgaaaaatattttttaccttcatttaactaggcaagtcagtcaagaacaaattcttattttcaatgacagcctaggaacagtggattaactgccttgttcaggagtagaacgacagaattttaccttgtcagctctgggattcgatattgcaaccttccggttactagttagtccaacgatctaaccactaggctacctgccgcccataatTATGAGTCCATACGTCTATATTCAGCAATGATTCCATTTTAACGGTAGCTGCAAACATTTGTtcacttttaaaatgttttttttttgtttagcCCATTTATTTAATCTATTATTATATAGGTTATTACATTTTCTATTTAACCTTTAGCTCTGCAAGTcggttaattaagaacaaattcttatttataatgatggcctaccaagggggggggggggggctgggatgaaaaacaaaacacacatgatgagagacaacacaacactacataaagagatacctaagacaacagcatggcagcaacacataacaacacagcatggtcgcaacatgacaacaacatggtagcagcacaaaacagggtacaaacattattgggcatagacaacagcacaaagggcaaaaaggaagagacaacaatacatcacgcaaagcagccacaactgtcagtaagaatgtccatgattgagtctttgaattaagAGATTGACATATGGTGATGGAGGCAGTTTCAAACCAGACCTACATGGAAATACACTATAGTAAAATGTGTAGGCCTACTTTCTGTTGACCCAGTGGGTCTTATGAATTATAATGATGAATCGTACCTCTAACTATCAACAAAGAGCATGTCAATACACAAACCCAGTTCAAAGGTGGTCATGAGGGTATGTTTGAGGTGAATGGCCTGCCTCCACATGGGCAGTAGGGGGTCAAGTCAAGAGGTCAACATCAAACTCACACTCATCCATATATGTGCACCAGTACGGAAATAGATGATTGAACGTATTTAACAACTTTGTTACAAATGTAGTTACCCTAAATCTGAAATAATTATGCATGTGTTCTGAAATGTATTTATTGATCCATTTCACTTGGGCCCCCAGACAAGACATTGATTTGACATTGGATTCAAATCTGCTGGTGATCGAGTCCTATATATGGCGACACTTCACAAGCCAGGCTTTGTCTGAGGGCTCCAACTCCATTtggttactgtctgtctgtgtgcctcTAGAGTGTTATGCTAACATTGGGCTGTTGAGGTTCCTGATTTTGTGTAATGGCCTGAGTCAATGTTCTCAGGCTTCTTCTTGTGCATAATCTATAGTCTTCGTGAGGGACATATCTCAGATGTTTCAAAACGTCTCAGATCATGTTTCTTTTGCTTGCAAATCTTTGAATAATTCAAATTTCAGATACCCAAAAATGTACCTACACAAGACATTACAAAATTGGTGTTCTGCATCATGCAAGAGTCAGACACCCCAAGGCTAAAATACTTTGTCTGCTTTTGATGCAGATGTAGACCCCACAGCCATATGTAGGCTAACTATTCACAACAGACCTAACTGTCATACATTAATTAGGTTGTGAAAGTGTTTCGTAATGAAAAAAAGGAGGCCCATGAAGGGAGATTTAACAATTGTGTTCTTTCTTGTTGACTGTATGTCTAGCATAGTCAAAGACTGCCACTGACCCTACTGCTGATAAGATCTGTTAAATTAGATTAAAGGCTGGAGAAAGTTGATTAACTATTTTTTCTTTCAAACATCAAACAGCAGAGAGCGGCTGGCTGGTCCGAGCATCATGCTCAAGGCAGTGATCAGCTGAGCTGTGATAGGAGGCAGCCTTTGTAGATAGACCCATTAACACCCTGTCACCAGACAGACTGGGAAATGGACCACAGAGATTTACAAGGAAATGTCAAGCATCTTGATGTTCTGTTGTCTATTCTATTTAGGCCTGTAACCTGTGGGTGATGACATAGGATGATAGGATTCGTAGCCACTGCAATTCTTGATCTAAAACAGTACAACCAAAAGAGGACAGTTGATGTCATTTTATCCAAAAGTTCTTGAATGGGGTTAATTTGGATGCCTATTGCTTTTGGGGTAGGGGGGCGGGGGATTCGTAGAACTGGAAGTGTGTGTTGTGTCGTTTACGCTTTCCAGTTTGAATGGAGATGGACATTTGGGAGGTCTGGTTGCGGGAAATCGAATTCATAGCCCCAAGGTTCCCAGGTAGAAATCATTAAAAAAAGTAAGGCAAGTGCCCTGTTGTTTAGCTACCCGGTCTTGCGTCATTATTATTTACATCTTCTAAAagcccttacaaaaaaagattgcagttttgaaactgcagtaaaagtgcagtaactgcagtcgattGTGTTATTTTTGGTGCAGTAATTGCACAGTAACGgcagtgtactgcagttatacttCACTGTAACTGCGCAGTTACACTtcaaaattactgcagtaaatatatatatatatctatatatatatattggacgCAATATTTGaagcatactgcagttatactgcactctttCTGCAATATTTTTTTCGTAAGGGAGAATCTCTTTCCACCAttcaccacagccacaaagtaaaaaATGGCTATATAGTAAACATTactgaaaacaaaaatgagctttttggtcttacTTTAAGGtaaggcataaggttagcagtgtggttaatttTAGAGTTAAGAAGAGAAATTGAAGAAATGGGCGGGGTTTATAACTTTGtgtctgtggtaactagtgacgacccagcATCTCCAGGAACTTCCGCTAAATTAAATCGGAAGTAAGTACGTGGCCGCTTCAGACAGCTCATATTCTGCATGATGGCGACAGAGGTTCAGAGCGGCGACCTCAACAATGGCAGTTCTAGCCGGCTCGAAGTTTCAATCGATGGCCTCACCCTCAGTCCGGATCCCGAGGGCGAGCAGGAGCAAGTCGTTGAACCGGACCCCGTGCCCGCGGAGCAGGAGACCGAGGACCAGAGCACCGCCGAAGCCACCGACGATGGGCAGGAAGGCGAGTCTGCCAAAACCACGATAGAGGGGAAATGGGGCTTTGGTTTGCTGGAGCTATACGGACTAGCATTGAAATTCTTCAAAGGTATTTTATATTTATTCATATTTGATGCTAACAATGTAATGGAATTGAAATTGTGGTTTGGTATTACATgatgtggctagctagctgtttCATCCCAGTTAATTTTTTTGTGCGGtacattagctaactagctaatgttagccagctaccCACTTGCTTAACTATGATGCCTAGCTAGCTGTCAAAATGCCACAGCAACTTGAAGATTTTAACAGAATCTCCGAATTATATATCTGCAAGATTGCTGGATGTTCTTTCAGGTTGTCTCTCGTTGACAGAATAGTTATTCAGACATCGAAAGAATAACGGCGTAGCTATGTCTAGTTTAGATGAGGCGACATTTAACTTGACATGTCATGTGTCGATATGGTCATGTGGTTCCTCCACGTAGCTACTTACTGCCAGTTTAACGTTACTCTAGTGAATGACaacccagtaactagctagtttgACTGGTATGTGGCACACACCCTGTTATTAATACATCTATTCTCGCTACGGGCAGGGAGGCAGATTTGCATACAGCTCATAGACACAGATTTGTAGACGTCATAATACTACATTATGCTAGTGATTCATACTAAATAAACATTTCGATCAGCATACACACATGTTGACACCTGTCATTTCTGAGATCTTGAATTATTGATTACTGAACTAAAGCAGACAAGACGAGTCATTCAGGCATCAGCTAAAGTACACAGCTTGCAAGCAGTTTACTTACTTGTACTGCTTAATTGTAGGATGACTGCCTTCCAATCTTCAGAATTCACATGCATTAACTGCACGTGGCTCCATCAAAATAAAGTGCTTAGGTTTCTTTTACTGGGCCATAGACTGCAGACTACACACACATTTCACAGCCAATGGATTAGTTTGGAAATGAGTCTGTGCAAATGCTATCACCATCACTTCAGATGTACACCTTCAATTGAGTAACAATAATTTGACATTTTTAAAGTACACATGAATGCATTCTGCCCTGATTTACTGCTCCTCTGACAGGACTGAATAGCTAAAACAGTGTGACCGAAACAAGGTGAAGCTATTACTTACctacacacctactcaatcatcTCAGATCTACGCTTGTGGAGTGAACAATGGCAGAGGGGATGGGATACATTTCTGGAATGAAATGCAGCCTAGATATgtagagggaagagaaagaatAAGGAAACATTGAAAGAGTAGTTTATTTCTCCCACATGGGTGTGTTCGCTAAGTAAACATTTTTGAATTGCATCCACCATTTCAAACATCCAATCCATTTTTACTGCTGGATTATTGTGAGAGCCCTCCAGGTGACTCTGGGCATTGTGCAAACTGGACTCCTCCTATTCTTCAGTGAAGTTGTGCATTGCATGCATTGTTGATTTCTCCATGCATTTGCAATATAAGGGGCGGAGAAGGTAGAAAAACATGCTTTATGACCAAGCTCAGACATGGCTAAGTAGCTCCTTCGCTGACTGTACACAATAAAAGGGACATTTGTCAGTCATCATTCGCCAGCAACACACCAAGCAACAATCTATTCTGGAATGAGGAAAACAAAACAGAACATTCATTTTTAATGATCCATTTTATAGAGTGCCATTTCCAATATAGGCCTAAGTGTCTAGCAATTAATAATTGGTTAAATGATCAACAGATGACGTATTTGCCTTGCTAGTGTATTGCAGTATGGAATCTAGACTATTAGTTTGTCCTCAGATAAGGATGGGAAGGCCTTTCACCCCACCTATGAGGAGAAGCTTCGTCTAGTGGCCCTCCACAAGCAGGTGTTACTGGGGCCATACAACCTCGACGCCTCTCCAGAGGTGGGCTTCTTTGACGTCCTGGGCAATGACCGCAGGTAacccccagccccccccccccccccactctccccATTGTGTGTGTATGACCTTTGAACTCCAGCAGCAGCTCCAGCCCTAGTGCTGCTGCTGTGTTCCAGTAAACAGGAAATATGAGCGAACAGATTGTGGAACAGATCTTTTCCTCCCTACATTTTATCAAGTTTTTTCACAGCTCAACACACTTATCTACTGCCTTTACTGTAAATGTGCACCAATTGATGGCCCATGCTGACGCTCAGTGGTTGAACTCTTTACCCCTTACTGCATAATTGATGGCCCATGCTGACGCTCAGTGGTTGAAC
This genomic interval carries:
- the mixl1 gene encoding homeobox protein MIXL1 is translated as MSAVHGKLRVGDVTQFPMYPDGHMERNSMPHSDYSAADRANYFNSANATGQRADSMTHRRKRTNFTQQQIGVLEKVFSDTKYPDIYLRERLEALTGLPESRIQVWFQNRRAKSRRLEGSSMSMKLNGVAAPVTPFAQLHHRMHNFRPSLHTRTEETHAKTTLPTKTGNYEHSIMPYVYDASINGNRRKIEQIERDELSVAVPCNNVHPYHKGNGLYIKSQSNISGSAGTKHVLVEYDNFPPNKTIGPEMKVVIPPIPSQNNLGRSSPNHIACQVQHPQVKTRPDNFGHFSPIRASKAQEFSDSDSEWENGAMSGFGDFM